One segment of Nostoc piscinale CENA21 DNA contains the following:
- a CDS encoding ABC transporter permease subunit — translation MYLNLLDKIGDWNPQLLREIKGRLKGFNLIFAFAISLIAQLGLALYHLGQYPHNKYAMNGSYCNLSKGYQKQIESVYKLIDNTQRQINFYNSKQNYDLTKLQDFKAQLKSLEAQQQQLNNYLYQQPCPVAEINFQMWWRDHWEYIFITLCIVFIYILLVAGTYLLVNNLAQEEKRGTLNFIRLSPQPETSILTGKILGVPIVIYLVILLAIPLHIWSGISARVNISYIFSFYIVLATSCFFFYSATLLFGLMSNRFSGFQPWLASGAVLIFLLNTMQFAFNSEGLHTTAAWLRLLSPFDMLKYMFPNLLNRSNPSLLAETQFFYIPLGKNIFTFTGLHLLNYGVGCYWIWQALGRRFRNPNATLLSKAQSYLLVAGSQVIFWGFTLQYTKNYCPAYRQYKPINCYYDLNYQIGQNFFWIVFFNFVILTCLFMILSPHRQQVQDWARYRHQQTSSSDTFSQKSVWRDLIWHDKSPVIVSVGLSLIIITLPLLVWIILAPALNIHHNSAIDWVNKIGRLKAILGVAMFITIAMIYATIVQRILLLKTSKRVFFASMILGALMLTPPSLFGLLYIRPEENAVLWLFSNFPWAALEYSATTTVFMSLLAEFTVLALLNVHLTNQVKLAGESATKALLAGR, via the coding sequence ATGTATCTCAATCTTTTGGATAAAATTGGCGATTGGAACCCTCAGCTTCTGCGAGAAATTAAAGGTCGTCTTAAAGGTTTTAATTTAATATTTGCTTTTGCTATCTCTCTAATTGCTCAGTTAGGACTTGCTCTCTATCATCTTGGTCAATATCCTCATAACAAATATGCCATGAATGGCTCATATTGTAATCTGAGCAAAGGTTATCAAAAACAAATTGAATCAGTTTATAAACTCATAGATAATACTCAAAGGCAAATCAACTTCTATAATAGTAAGCAAAACTATGATTTAACCAAACTTCAAGACTTCAAAGCACAATTAAAATCACTCGAAGCACAACAACAACAGTTAAATAATTATTTATATCAGCAGCCATGTCCTGTTGCTGAAATTAACTTTCAAATGTGGTGGCGTGACCACTGGGAATATATATTTATCACACTCTGCATAGTTTTTATCTACATACTATTAGTTGCTGGGACATATTTACTAGTCAACAATCTCGCCCAAGAAGAAAAGCGCGGTACGCTGAATTTTATCCGCCTCAGTCCCCAGCCAGAAACCAGCATTTTAACTGGCAAAATTCTAGGTGTCCCAATTGTCATTTACTTGGTAATTTTGCTAGCGATTCCCTTACATATATGGTCAGGAATTTCTGCCCGAGTTAACATCAGTTATATTTTCAGCTTTTATATCGTCTTAGCTACTAGTTGTTTCTTCTTTTACAGTGCCACGTTATTATTTGGCTTGATGAGTAATCGATTTAGTGGTTTTCAACCTTGGTTGGCTAGTGGTGCAGTTCTCATATTCTTACTAAATACAATGCAATTTGCATTTAATAGTGAAGGCTTACACACCACAGCAGCTTGGCTGAGGCTATTAAGTCCTTTTGATATGCTGAAATATATGTTCCCAAATCTCTTGAATAGAAGCAACCCATCATTATTAGCAGAAACCCAATTTTTTTACATACCATTAGGGAAAAATATTTTTACATTTACTGGGTTACACCTACTCAATTATGGTGTTGGTTGCTATTGGATTTGGCAAGCACTTGGGCGGCGATTTCGTAATCCTAATGCTACCTTACTCAGTAAAGCACAAAGTTACTTACTTGTAGCTGGTTCTCAAGTAATTTTTTGGGGCTTCACCCTGCAATATACTAAAAATTATTGCCCCGCTTACCGACAATATAAACCAATAAACTGTTACTATGATTTGAACTATCAAATTGGTCAAAACTTCTTCTGGATTGTATTCTTTAACTTCGTTATATTAACTTGTTTGTTCATGATTTTGTCTCCTCATAGACAACAAGTACAAGATTGGGCAAGATATCGTCATCAACAAACATCTAGCAGTGATACTTTTAGTCAGAAATCTGTATGGCGTGATTTAATTTGGCATGATAAAAGCCCTGTCATAGTTTCAGTTGGGTTGAGTTTAATAATCATTACTCTCCCCTTATTAGTTTGGATTATCCTCGCCCCAGCTTTGAATATTCACCATAACAGTGCTATTGACTGGGTGAATAAAATTGGCAGACTGAAAGCTATTTTAGGAGTGGCAATGTTTATTACTATAGCTATGATTTACGCCACCATAGTGCAGAGAATACTATTGTTAAAGACTTCCAAGCGTGTGTTTTTTGCAAGTATGATTCTAGGTGCATTGATGTTAACGCCACCTTCTCTATTTGGTTTATTGTACATTAGACCTGAAGAAAATGCTGTCTTGTGGTTATTTTCTAATTTTCCTTGGGCTGCTTTGGAATACTCAGCCACAACAACAGTTTTTATGTCACTTTTAGCCGAGTTTACTGTTTTAGCTTTGTTAAATGTACATTTGACAAATCAGGTGAAGTTAGCTGGAGAATCTGCAACGAAAGCATTATTAGCCGGACGGTAA
- a CDS encoding ABC transporter ATP-binding protein: MVKELAIRTCGLTKQFERYIAVNDVHLEIETGEVYGLIGPNGAGKTTLIRMLATAEEPTTGEIYINGDRMVRDKSNPTIKRRLGYLPDDYPLYEDLTVWDYLDYFARLYRLREPRRTQRLHEVLELIQLGNKRNSLISTLSRGMKQRLSLARTIIHEPILLLLDEPVSGLDPIARMQFREIIKALQEAGMTILISSHVLSDLAELCTSIGIMELGFLVESASLEQLYQRLARQQIILSTLGRIDAVISELKNHPLVEEWEFLPGSNNLRVNFSGDQNACAELLRSLIQADIPVTDFHCTQEDLESIFIKLGHKQAS; encoded by the coding sequence ATGGTAAAAGAATTAGCAATTCGCACCTGTGGACTCACCAAGCAATTTGAAAGGTATATAGCCGTAAATGATGTTCATTTGGAAATTGAAACGGGTGAAGTCTACGGACTGATAGGGCCGAATGGTGCAGGTAAAACGACTCTCATTCGGATGTTAGCAACGGCTGAGGAACCAACTACGGGTGAGATATATATTAACGGCGATCGCATGGTACGGGACAAGAGTAACCCGACTATCAAGCGTCGTCTTGGTTATTTACCCGATGACTATCCCCTGTATGAAGATTTAACAGTTTGGGATTATCTCGATTACTTTGCGCGTTTGTATCGTTTGCGCGAACCACGTCGCACTCAACGTCTACACGAAGTTTTAGAACTCATTCAATTGGGGAATAAACGCAACAGTTTAATTTCTACACTGTCACGGGGGATGAAACAGCGCCTTAGTTTAGCACGCACTATCATCCATGAGCCGATTTTACTACTACTAGATGAACCTGTATCGGGTCTTGATCCAATTGCAAGAATGCAATTCCGCGAAATTATCAAAGCTTTGCAAGAAGCTGGAATGACAATTTTAATTTCGTCCCATGTTCTGAGCGATTTAGCGGAACTGTGTACTTCGATTGGAATTATGGAGTTAGGTTTTTTAGTAGAAAGTGCTTCACTCGAACAACTTTATCAGCGATTAGCTAGACAACAAATTATTTTGTCAACCTTGGGCAGAATTGATGCTGTAATTAGTGAATTGAAAAATCATCCTTTGGTAGAAGAATGGGAATTTTTACCAGGAAGTAATAATCTGCGTGTGAACTTTTCTGGTGATCAGAATGCTTGTGCAGAATTGTTGCGATCGCTAATTCAAGCTGATATCCCCGTTACTGACTTTCATTGCACTCAAGAAGACCTAGAAAGCATTTTTATCAAGCTTGGTCATAAACAAGCATCTTAA